Proteins encoded within one genomic window of Bradyrhizobium sp. 186:
- a CDS encoding esterase, producing the protein MRTILIALAAAMTAATPAAADYLVKEVGSFHIGGHTETLNGLPSKEIVFSPGAPPIKVDPNGEFEVEQMYVQFVKLAQPKSKLPLLLWHGGGLSGVTWETKPDGKPGWQQYFLNAGYDVYVSDAVERGRASWARYPEIFKSEPFFRPKKEAWELFRIGPSYEVGAKREAFDGEQFPVEAFDQFAKQGIPRWATNDTATQKAYDALVQKVCPCIILVHSQGGNFGFTAALNAPDKVKALITIEPSGAPDPAKADAARLKGVPHLIVWGDFLDRVPVWSKLVVNPTKWSQAIAAAGGKVDTFELPRMGIKGNTHMMMMDRNSDDIARLVNDWIEKQGLAN; encoded by the coding sequence ATGCGCACGATCCTGATCGCACTGGCGGCGGCCATGACAGCGGCAACGCCGGCCGCGGCCGACTATCTGGTCAAGGAGGTCGGCAGCTTCCACATTGGCGGACACACGGAAACGCTGAACGGACTTCCGTCCAAGGAGATCGTGTTCTCTCCCGGCGCCCCGCCGATCAAGGTCGATCCGAACGGCGAGTTCGAGGTCGAGCAGATGTATGTCCAGTTCGTCAAGCTCGCGCAACCGAAGTCAAAATTGCCGCTGCTGCTCTGGCATGGCGGCGGCCTTTCCGGCGTCACCTGGGAGACCAAGCCCGACGGCAAGCCGGGCTGGCAGCAGTACTTCCTCAATGCGGGCTATGACGTCTACGTCTCGGATGCGGTCGAGCGCGGCCGTGCCTCCTGGGCGCGCTATCCCGAGATCTTCAAGAGCGAGCCGTTCTTCCGCCCCAAGAAGGAAGCCTGGGAGCTGTTCCGGATCGGGCCGAGCTATGAGGTCGGCGCCAAACGCGAGGCGTTCGACGGTGAGCAATTCCCGGTCGAGGCGTTCGACCAGTTCGCCAAGCAGGGTATCCCGCGCTGGGCCACGAATGACACTGCGACGCAAAAAGCCTATGACGCGCTGGTGCAGAAAGTGTGCCCGTGCATCATCCTGGTGCACAGCCAAGGCGGCAATTTCGGCTTCACCGCCGCGCTCAACGCGCCGGACAAGGTGAAGGCGCTGATCACCATCGAGCCGTCCGGTGCGCCGGATCCCGCCAAGGCTGATGCCGCCCGCCTCAAGGGCGTGCCGCATTTGATCGTATGGGGCGATTTCCTCGACCGGGTCCCGGTCTGGTCGAAGCTCGTGGTCAATCCGACCAAATGGAGTCAGGCGATCGCGGCTGCCGGCGGCAAGGTCGATACGTTCGAGCTGCCCAGGATGGGGATCAAGGGCAACACCCACATGATGATGATGGACCGCAACTCGGACGACATCGCCAGGCTGGTCAACGACTGGATTGAAAAGCAGGGATTGGCGAACTAG
- a CDS encoding DUF308 domain-containing protein, with protein MKDRQLDMARAEQEQWLTLYYFLRAAVSVVWVVAAFAVGQSSAVIAGFLLVVYPAWDAAANLLDALRSGGLNQNRTQALNVLVSLATTVAVVVGLQMSMNRVLGVFGAWAILSGLLQLGTAVRRPRSFGAQWAMVLSGGQSALAGGFFIVQAAMPAPPSITNVAGYAAVGALYFLVSALWLTVSEWRRRAERA; from the coding sequence ATGAAGGATCGTCAGTTGGACATGGCGCGCGCTGAACAGGAACAATGGCTGACGCTTTACTACTTCCTTCGCGCGGCGGTTTCGGTCGTCTGGGTCGTCGCTGCGTTCGCCGTCGGCCAGTCTTCTGCGGTGATCGCCGGATTTTTGCTCGTCGTCTATCCGGCATGGGACGCCGCGGCCAACCTGCTGGACGCATTGCGCAGCGGCGGGTTGAATCAAAATCGCACGCAGGCTCTGAACGTCCTGGTAAGTCTGGCGACCACGGTTGCGGTCGTTGTTGGCTTGCAGATGAGCATGAACCGGGTGCTCGGCGTTTTCGGTGCATGGGCGATCCTGTCCGGATTGCTCCAGCTCGGAACTGCGGTCCGGCGCCCGAGAAGTTTTGGTGCGCAGTGGGCCATGGTGCTCAGTGGTGGCCAGTCAGCCCTGGCAGGCGGCTTCTTCATCGTTCAAGCCGCGATGCCTGCGCCTCCGTCGATCACGAATGTTGCAGGCTATGCCGCGGTCGGCGCGCTCTACTTCCTGGTCTCGGCGCTCTGGCTCACGGTAAGCGAATGGAGGCGTCGTGCTGAGCGGGCTTAG
- a CDS encoding ester cyclase — protein sequence MTKADLADIYRNYIACLNRQDWPTLGKFVHDNVAHNARPLGLAGYRAMLEQDFREIPDLHFNIELLICDPPHLASRLTFDCRPVGKFLGLDVNGKRVSFCENVFYEFRDGKIRQVWSVLDKAAIEAQL from the coding sequence ATGACCAAAGCCGACCTCGCCGATATCTATCGCAACTACATCGCCTGCCTGAACCGGCAGGACTGGCCGACGCTCGGCAAGTTCGTTCATGACAACGTTGCCCACAACGCGCGACCGCTCGGGCTGGCAGGCTATCGCGCGATGCTGGAGCAGGATTTTCGCGAGATTCCGGACCTGCATTTCAACATCGAGCTGCTGATCTGCGATCCGCCCCACCTCGCCTCCCGACTGACATTCGATTGCAGGCCGGTTGGAAAATTCCTGGGGCTCGATGTGAACGGCAAGCGGGTCTCCTTCTGCGAGAATGTCTTCTATGAGTTCCGCGACGGAAAAATCCGGCAAGTGTGGTCCGTGCTCGACAAGGCCGCAATCGAGGCGCAGCTCTAG
- a CDS encoding TetR/AcrR family transcriptional regulator, with product MSNVSSTADDILACARTLIIAGGYNGFSYADVAEIIGIRKPSIHHHFASKVDLVRTLVSRYREEAQAGLAALERNISDPGEQLRNYVAYWESCIKDATAPFCVCALLASELPILPEDVALEVRAHFRSLASWLTSVMERGKRQGRLQLSSTARVEAEGFMATVHGAMLSARAYGDPKMFGVITRPLLDRLSPRH from the coding sequence ATGAGCAACGTTTCCTCGACCGCCGACGACATTCTGGCCTGCGCGCGCACGCTGATCATTGCTGGCGGCTACAACGGCTTCAGTTACGCCGACGTGGCCGAGATCATCGGAATACGCAAACCGAGTATCCACCACCATTTCGCCAGCAAGGTCGACCTGGTCCGCACCCTCGTGTCGCGGTACCGCGAAGAAGCCCAGGCGGGACTGGCGGCGCTCGAGCGCAATATCTCGGACCCAGGCGAACAACTCAGAAACTATGTCGCGTATTGGGAGTCGTGCATCAAGGACGCGACGGCTCCCTTCTGCGTTTGCGCCCTTCTTGCCAGCGAGCTTCCGATCTTGCCTGAGGACGTGGCGCTTGAAGTCCGGGCCCACTTCCGCTCCCTGGCCTCCTGGCTGACCTCGGTGATGGAGCGCGGGAAGCGGCAGGGGAGGCTGCAACTCTCCAGCACCGCTCGGGTCGAGGCGGAAGGCTTCATGGCGACCGTTCATGGCGCAATGCTGTCGGCGCGCGCCTACGGCGATCCAAAAATGTTCGGTGTGATCACCCGGCCGCTACTGGATCGGCTTTCTCCCAGGCACTGA
- a CDS encoding MFS transporter codes for MTPSNYRWVIVAAGGLLGCVAIGGMFSLPVFLQPIAKDTGWSVTGISSAMTIGFLAMAFTSMAWGTLTDRFGPLPVVLTGSTVLALSLFAASHATSLLAFQFVFGLLVGASCAAIFAPMMATVTGWFDTHRSLAVSLVSAGMGMAPMTMSPLAAWLVSNHDWRTSMQIVALVVGAIMIPLSLLVRRPPALAHAPAARSGGGAPHNEMSMGEALRSPQFLILLATNFFCCATHSGPIIHTVSYAVSCGIPLIAAVTIYSVEGFAGMGGRIAFGLMGDRFGAKRVLVSGLLLQAFGALAYVFAHQLATFYVVGAIFGFIYAGTMPLYAVLARENFPLKMMGTVIGGTAMAGSLGMATGPLAGGLIYDAFSSYAWLYIGSWAMGLGAFLMAMTFRPFAKPQGEAAPATA; via the coding sequence ATGACCCCTTCCAACTATCGCTGGGTGATCGTCGCCGCCGGCGGCTTGCTCGGCTGCGTCGCGATCGGCGGCATGTTTTCGCTGCCGGTGTTCCTGCAGCCGATCGCCAAGGACACCGGCTGGTCGGTGACCGGCATCTCCAGCGCGATGACGATCGGCTTTTTGGCGATGGCCTTCACCAGCATGGCCTGGGGTACACTGACCGACCGGTTCGGGCCGCTGCCGGTGGTGCTGACGGGATCGACGGTGTTGGCGCTGAGCCTGTTTGCCGCGAGCCACGCCACCTCGCTGCTGGCGTTCCAGTTCGTGTTCGGCCTGCTGGTCGGCGCCTCCTGCGCCGCGATCTTCGCGCCGATGATGGCGACTGTGACCGGCTGGTTCGACACCCATCGCAGCCTGGCGGTGTCGCTGGTCTCGGCCGGCATGGGCATGGCGCCGATGACGATGTCGCCGCTCGCGGCCTGGCTCGTCTCGAACCATGACTGGCGCACCTCGATGCAGATCGTGGCGCTGGTGGTCGGCGCCATCATGATCCCGCTCTCGCTGCTGGTCCGCCGCCCGCCGGCGCTCGCGCACGCGCCGGCCGCGCGGTCGGGCGGGGGCGCCCCGCACAACGAGATGTCGATGGGCGAGGCGCTGCGCTCGCCGCAATTCCTCATCCTGCTCGCCACCAATTTCTTCTGCTGCGCCACCCATTCCGGCCCGATCATCCACACCGTCAGCTATGCAGTGAGCTGCGGCATTCCGCTGATCGCGGCGGTGACAATCTACAGCGTCGAGGGTTTTGCAGGCATGGGCGGCCGCATCGCCTTCGGCCTGATGGGCGATCGCTTCGGCGCCAAGCGCGTGCTGGTCTCCGGCCTCCTGTTGCAGGCCTTCGGCGCGCTCGCCTACGTCTTCGCGCATCAGCTCGCGACGTTCTATGTTGTCGGCGCCATCTTCGGCTTCATCTATGCCGGCACCATGCCGCTCTATGCCGTGCTCGCGCGTGAAAACTTTCCGCTCAAGATGATGGGCACGGTGATCGGCGGCACGGCGATGGCCGGTAGCCTCGGCATGGCGACGGGTCCGCTCGCCGGCGGCCTGATCTACGACGCGTTCTCGAGCTACGCCTGGCTCTATATCGGCTCCTGGGCGATGGGTCTCGGCGCGTTCCTGATGGCGATGACGTTCCGCCCGTTCGCAAAGCCGCAAGGCGAGGCGGCGCCGGCGACCGCGTAA
- a CDS encoding peptide deformylase, with the protein MTIRPIVRYPDRRLAMPARPVAKFDDTLRGLATDLLETMRAAPGIGITAPHIGVPLRVVVLELDARDGARTYVNPQIEWASPEMIMHREGSVSMPGVNDEVQRHARVRISYQDIDGNMQTEESDGLRAVCHQHEIDQLDGMFWINRLSRLKRERLVKKFEKMSRG; encoded by the coding sequence ATGACCATTCGCCCCATCGTCCGCTATCCCGACCGCCGGCTCGCGATGCCGGCGCGCCCCGTCGCCAAATTCGACGACACGCTGCGAGGGCTGGCGACGGATCTGCTCGAGACCATGCGCGCGGCGCCCGGGATCGGCATCACCGCGCCGCATATCGGCGTGCCCTTGCGGGTCGTGGTGCTCGAGCTCGACGCCAGGGACGGCGCTCGCACCTACGTCAATCCGCAGATCGAATGGGCCTCACCCGAGATGATCATGCACCGCGAAGGCAGCGTCTCGATGCCCGGCGTCAACGACGAGGTCCAGCGCCACGCGCGCGTGCGGATCAGCTATCAGGATATCGACGGCAACATGCAGACGGAGGAGTCGGATGGTTTACGCGCCGTCTGCCACCAGCACGAGATCGATCAGCTCGACGGAATGTTCTGGATCAACCGGCTGTCGCGGCTGAAGCGCGAGCGGCTGGTGAAGAAGTTCGAGAAGATGTCGCGGGGGTGA